One stretch of Cyanobium sp. Tous-M-B4 DNA includes these proteins:
- a CDS encoding class I SAM-dependent methyltransferase produces MTTTELITLYRLAKRRINAMEVGSYLGASSCAIAAGINSNKGRLLCIDTWENDAMSEGAMDTFNEFKSNTMRFSKFIIPVRGWSNMVKDNVYGLTDSLDLLFIDGDHSYEGAKQDWDTYKSLLREGSVVIFHDVGWATGVQRVIAEEVRHVTTKVGSLPNMWWGTLSKKP; encoded by the coding sequence TTGACCACCACTGAGTTAATCACTCTTTACAGGTTGGCCAAGCGAAGAATTAACGCCATGGAGGTTGGCTCTTATTTAGGAGCTTCTTCATGTGCAATAGCGGCGGGCATTAACTCAAACAAAGGCCGTTTGCTTTGCATAGATACTTGGGAGAATGACGCAATGAGCGAAGGCGCAATGGATACGTTTAATGAATTTAAATCTAATACAATGAGGTTCTCGAAGTTCATTATTCCAGTCCGAGGATGGAGCAATATGGTAAAAGATAATGTCTACGGCTTAACGGATTCCTTGGACTTACTCTTCATTGACGGGGATCATAGTTATGAGGGTGCAAAGCAAGACTGGGATACGTATAAGAGTTTACTTCGAGAGGGTTCTGTAGTGATATTTCATGATGTTGGCTGGGCTACTGGCGTGCAAAGAGTAATTGCTGAGGAAGTACGCCACGTAACAACTAAGGTCGGCTCTTTGCCAAATATGTGGTGGGGAACTCTTAGCAAGAAGCCGTGA